Within Leptospirillum ferriphilum, the genomic segment GATATCGATGCCTGTCTGGACATCGCTGAATCCCTGGAAACAGACAAAGATTCTCAGACATGACGGACCGGAGCACATCCTCATGTTCGCGCCGACACGATCGGGAAAAGGTGTCGGGTTCGTGATCCCGACCTTGCTGGAATGGGTCGGATCGGTGGTCGTCCTGGACATCAAGGACGAGAACTGGAAGCTGACATCGGGGTATCGGCTGTCGCAAAAAAACCGGACGATTCGTTTCGCTCCGGCGGAGAAACCGGTCGATACGGACTGGTGCGCCCGCTGGAATCCCCTTTCGGAGATCCGGACGGAACACCTGATCCCGGACATACAGAATATCGCCAGAATGATCGTAGACCCTCACGGAGAAGGTCCAAAGGACCACTGGGCGATCACGGCCTACCAGTTGCTGTTGGGTGTTCTGCTGTATCTTTTTATCCGGAATCACGCTTCCATCCGGACGATCAAGGATCCCGTCACGGGACGATCGCCTTTTCCCTATCGTCTCTCAATGTCCGGATTGGTGAAAATCCTTTCCGACCCGGAATTGACGCTGGACGATCTCCTGAAAGACATGCTGGATGCCAGAACGTGGATGACGGAGATCGACGCGAAGGTCCGGAATGCGGAAGAAAAAACCATCCTTCTGAATGCCGTGCGGGAGGTGTCGAGCTATGCGCGCATGATGATGACGAAGGCTCCGAACGAATTGTCGGGCATCTACTCGACAACGATGACGTATCTTGATCTCTACCGGGATCCCGTCGTGGCCGCGAACACGGAAACGTCGACATTCCGGATGACGGACCTGATGGAAGGGCTTCCGATCGGGAAAGGAAACCGGAACGCCCCGGTGTCGCTTTACTTGCACATTCCGGACATCGGACGGCTCAGACCGCTGATACGGCTTTTCTTCGACATCATGGCGCATCGCCTGACGGAAAAGATCGAACCTCCTGGAAGGCACAAGCTTCTGTGGCTGATGGACGAGTTTCCGGCTCTGGGGAGGATGGACTCGATCAAGGAAAAGCTTCCCGTCATGGCGGGGTACGGGATTAAGGCCGCTCTGATCTGTCAGGATCTGTCCCAGGTGGAGGAGAGGTACGGAAAGATAGACTATATCGCGGCGAACTGTCATGTGAAGGTCGCATACGCCTCGGATAATCTGCCGACGCTCAAATATCTGAACGAAATGCTGGGAAAAACACACACGGTTGTGACAAGAACAAACTATTCGGGACACAGGTGGTCGCCGCTGCTCCTTCACATGATGACGACGGCCGCCGAAATTCCGAAGGACCTGATGACGATCGAGGAACTGAGGACCATGAAGGGGTCGCTTGTCCTCATGTCGGAGATGCGGTCCATCCGGGCGGAGAAGGTTCGGTATTACACCGATCCGCTATACAGGAGCCTTGTCATGGAACCTCCGAACCGGAAGAACCCTGGAAAACCCGTCGTGGATCGGGATCCGGAAAAGGAGGGAGAGTGGTCTCCGGAAACTGGCCGGGAAGAACCGGTCAAGGAGACAAAAGAGGAGATCGTGTCGGAGGAGGAAGAAGAAATTCTGGAGATGGAGAAAAACGAAATATGAGTTGGAGTTTTAAGTGCACCAGACACGTCGCAACTGCCTCTTTCTTTCGGTGAGACGAGAAAAAATATCCGGTTTTGTTTCTATTCCGTTTTTTTGATATATTATATTATTATGAATGAAGGATTGGAGTTTGGGGACGCGGAAAAAAGGATGCCGGTAACGATACGCCTTCCTGTTTCATTGGTGGAGGAGATCGACGATCGGGTGCGCATGGAAGGGGATGGGGCTTCGAGAAACGCGGTCCTCTCCAGAGTGGTAGAGGATTGGATAAAGAAGTCTGAGTTCTCCACGTTTGAGGGGATGAACAACCGTGGGGACATTTCCCATCGCGAGGGTGTTTCTACCGAAAAAGGAAACCATGTTCCCCACGGTTTCGGGGATGAACCGAGTGTTCCGGAAAAAATCTTTCTGGATTCCTGGGTGGACACTCTGAAGAAAGAAATCCGTTTTCGGGAAGAACGTTACTTTTCCATCCGTAAGCGTCTCGGCAGGGACGTTCACATCATGATGAATCCCTGGGTCGCAAACCTGATCGTTGTGGCGCTGGCCTTGGGAGAGTTCCCTTTGAACATGATCGTCTTTCGCATGTTCGGAGAGGCGGAGGTTCTGACATGGGTCATGGCATCGACAATTTCTCTCACGATTCCCATCCTGGCCTTTTTCCTTGGAAGACACCTGCGACACACCCTTCCGGAGAAACTGGGAGACTGGACGATGGCGGTGGCGGCCTCCGGAATTGTCGTCGGTCTGATCTATTTCGTTTCAGAACTGAGGACATCCTACATTCTCCAAGAAGGTGCGGCCAGGCACCCGGGGATCGTCGACAAATCTTTGATTGCGATCAATGGCGTCCTCTTCCTGGCGGCACTCCTGTCGTCCTTCATGTCGGCGGATCCGGACAAGACGCTGGATCAGACGAGGAAGGGACTTAATTCGCTAAGAAAGAAGCTGAGGAAAGCGGAAGCGGGAAGGCTTTTCGAGTGGAAAAAATAAGGACTCTTAATTTTCTTACTTAAGTGCCTGGAAGGAAACAAGATGTTTGGTGGACGAAGAAAAATTGAGGCATCTTTTCCCGCGCTCACGATTGAACAATGCTTGGCTAAAACGATCAAGCAACCTGATGGAGTGGTAATTCCTGGCAGGAATATCCTTGAGCATTGCCATATTGTGGGGGAAGTGGCAAAGGAAATATTAGCCAGAATGCCTGACTGGATTCGGAAGGACCTGTTTCCCGATGGAAGCGATCTCATCGCCGCCTGCCACGATATTGGAAAAATCAGCCCTACATTCCAGAGAAAAATTTATGAAGCTCTTTCTCTCGAAGATAAGGAAATCCTCTCAGGCTTCAAAGGCTTTGAGCCAAGCCTGGAAAAACAGTGGGGAGGGCATGCTGGCGTTAGTCAATTGACGGCAGGCACTCAGGATATTGGCCCCTGGATTCCGACGATATTGGGGCAACATCATGGAGTTTCCCCAAACCCACAAAAATATCGGGGAAATGACGACATATTTGGTGGAGAACCTTGGCTCGCGCTCCGGATAGAAATCGTTTCGCGACTCAAAAAGGCTTTGGGAACAGACTTCCCGCTTGTCAAAAATGCCCTGCAAACAAGAGTTTTGTCGGGTTTAACGACAGTATCGGACTGGATCGGCTCCGGATCGTTTTTTATTGACCCCAAGGATATGAACTGGAAGGTGAAAATTCCCGATGCTTTGGATTGTGCCGGTTTTATTCATCCAGAATTAAAACCGGGGTTGAGTTTTGAAGGCGTCTTTGGATTTCCCCCCAAAGATCAGCAGGTTCGTTTTTTTGAAACGGCAAACGAGCATGGTGTTTATATACTTGAAGCCCCCATGGGTTCAGGAAAGACAGAAGCGGCGCTTTACGCTGCTTACCGAATGATGGAGAAAAAACAAGCGACAGGACTTTATTTCGCTCTCCCCACACAGCTTACATCCAACAAGATTCATGATCGGGTTAATGCATTTTTGAGCAAAGTTCTTTTGGAAACGTCCCCCCATAAAAAAGCACTGCTTCTTCATGGGAGCGCCTGGCTAAAAGAGAAGGAAATCGGAGAAGAAGGAAGTCCGGGAAGATCATGGTTTGATCAGAGGAAGCGCGGAATTCTGGCCCCATTCGCCGTTGGGACCATTGATCAGGCTTTAATGGCCGTCATGAATGTCAGGCACGGATTTGTCCGCGCTTTCGGTTTGGCTGGAAAGGTCGTCATCCTTGACGAGGTGCATTCTTATGACAGCTTTACCGGAACGTTGCTGGACGCGCTTGTCAAAGAACTCCGAAGT encodes:
- a CDS encoding type IV secretory system conjugative DNA transfer family protein, which translates into the protein MIRAKEKSAAPASASHGTKQGFWAVGASVMMTAVILGGIMASCRDAYILGYQKSLWFTSYVIPWEIVTPLGKVFLYPPWGFLLWDAHFDSVREARTFLFSGNVRFVLTIAGGVVVFLLMSVWRGKNVHNDDLYGSSAFAKPSEIEKSGLLQKKGVVIGKISMPVWTSLNPWKQTKILRHDGPEHILMFAPTRSGKGVGFVIPTLLEWVGSVVVLDIKDENWKLTSGYRLSQKNRTIRFAPAEKPVDTDWCARWNPLSEIRTEHLIPDIQNIARMIVDPHGEGPKDHWAITAYQLLLGVLLYLFIRNHASIRTIKDPVTGRSPFPYRLSMSGLVKILSDPELTLDDLLKDMLDARTWMTEIDAKVRNAEEKTILLNAVREVSSYARMMMTKAPNELSGIYSTTMTYLDLYRDPVVAANTETSTFRMTDLMEGLPIGKGNRNAPVSLYLHIPDIGRLRPLIRLFFDIMAHRLTEKIEPPGRHKLLWLMDEFPALGRMDSIKEKLPVMAGYGIKAALICQDLSQVEERYGKIDYIAANCHVKVAYASDNLPTLKYLNEMLGKTHTVVTRTNYSGHRWSPLLLHMMTTAAEIPKDLMTIEELRTMKGSLVLMSEMRSIRAEKVRYYTDPLYRSLVMEPPNRKNPGKPVVDRDPEKEGEWSPETGREEPVKETKEEIVSEEEEEILEMEKNEI
- a CDS encoding ribbon-helix-helix domain-containing protein, with the protein product MPVTIRLPVSLVEEIDDRVRMEGDGASRNAVLSRVVEDWIKKSEFSTFEGMNNRGDISHREGVSTEKGNHVPHGFGDEPSVPEKIFLDSWVDTLKKEIRFREERYFSIRKRLGRDVHIMMNPWVANLIVVALALGEFPLNMIVFRMFGEAEVLTWVMASTISLTIPILAFFLGRHLRHTLPEKLGDWTMAVAASGIVVGLIYFVSELRTSYILQEGAARHPGIVDKSLIAINGVLFLAALLSSFMSADPDKTLDQTRKGLNSLRKKLRKAEAGRLFEWKK